The Archangium lipolyticum genome window below encodes:
- a CDS encoding DUF6310 domain-containing protein: protein MHDFLIERELARTCGFDFRVGVRSATHKAMLEIEEPQLQGVIVLMDWC, encoded by the coding sequence GTGCATGATTTCCTGATCGAGCGTGAGCTTGCGAGGACATGTGGATTTGACTTCCGGGTCGGTGTGCGAAGCGCAACGCACAAGGCCATGCTGGAGATCGAGGAACCGCAACTCCAGGGCGTTATCGTCCTCATGGATTGGTGCTGA
- a CDS encoding TetR/AcrR family transcriptional regulator produces MSSSKSDRGSETRELLLVTAERLFAEHGIEAVSNRQISEAAGQSNNSAVGYHFGSKEDLVVEIVRRYSESVELRRTEMLAEITGSPDLRDWVSCLVRPTTQHLASLGIPSWHARFVAQMTTHPALRERVSKESSTSQSLRQALEGMFRLIPRLPEDVRQERSDMGRLMLVHMCAERERALHAGTANPRSTWTSTADGLIDALVGLWLAPVSARR; encoded by the coding sequence GTGAGCTCGAGCAAATCCGACCGGGGCAGCGAGACGCGCGAGCTTCTCCTCGTCACCGCCGAGCGCCTGTTCGCCGAGCACGGGATCGAGGCCGTCTCCAACCGCCAGATCAGCGAGGCGGCCGGCCAGTCCAACAACTCCGCCGTCGGCTACCACTTCGGCTCCAAGGAGGACCTCGTGGTGGAGATCGTCCGCCGGTACTCCGAGTCGGTGGAGCTGCGGCGGACCGAGATGCTCGCGGAGATCACCGGCTCGCCCGACCTGCGTGACTGGGTGTCCTGCCTCGTGCGACCCACCACCCAGCACCTCGCCTCGTTGGGCATCCCCTCCTGGCACGCACGGTTCGTCGCCCAGATGACGACCCATCCCGCCTTGCGCGAGCGCGTGAGCAAGGAGTCGTCCACCTCGCAGTCGCTGCGGCAGGCCCTCGAAGGCATGTTCCGGCTCATCCCGCGTCTGCCCGAGGACGTGCGGCAGGAGCGTAGCGACATGGGACGGTTGATGCTCGTTCACATGTGCGCCGAGCGGGAACGCGCGCTGCACGCGGGCACCGCGAACCCACGCTCGACGTGGACATCCACCGCGGACGGATTGATCGACGCACTCGTCGGATTATGGCTGGCCCCCGTCTCCGCCCGGCGGTGA
- a CDS encoding DHA2 family efflux MFS transporter permease subunit — protein MHPSEEPRATRFWPFMFALFVGSFMSVLSSSTITIAIPELQRHFGADLSQLQWTLTGFMLAMGTSAPLTGYLGGRFSFKWLYVATLVGFILASVLCGVAWDAGSLVAFRFLQGAFCGAIMPVTMTLIYQLVPRERQALAASLWSLSASLAPAFGPTFAGWLITLGNWRWLFFINVPLGVVAVGLAVRTIPFYRLKAPKAFDLPGLLTVITGTLSLLIALSQGREWGWTHGKTVSLFLLGTLSLIVFVVRELKTSAPLLDLRVLANGRYLVTLLISSIITISLYSGAFLVPVFLQKVQGVTALETGLILLPASLAMALLMPLVGRLYGPIGPSTLMTAGVLLIAGGTYALSRLTPEVPHFYMLMWMVVRNVGISLSMMPASNAGMEQIPRELSGHASSISNWLRNVFGAFSIAIFTSLLSTFTAREAEDLVRQGMTDRRHIELFSFVEGINDVYLVATIITLVAVPLSLGIRKKPVVLAASAEAR, from the coding sequence ATGCACCCGTCAGAAGAGCCACGAGCCACCCGATTCTGGCCGTTCATGTTCGCCCTCTTCGTGGGGTCGTTCATGTCCGTGCTCAGCTCCAGCACGATCACGATCGCCATTCCCGAGTTGCAGCGGCATTTCGGGGCTGATCTCTCGCAGCTCCAGTGGACCCTGACGGGGTTCATGCTCGCCATGGGCACGAGCGCGCCGCTCACCGGCTATCTGGGTGGGCGCTTCAGTTTCAAATGGCTGTACGTGGCCACCCTGGTGGGCTTCATCCTGGCGTCCGTGCTGTGTGGGGTGGCCTGGGATGCGGGCTCGCTCGTGGCCTTCCGGTTCCTGCAGGGCGCGTTCTGCGGCGCCATCATGCCCGTGACCATGACGCTCATCTACCAGCTCGTTCCACGGGAGCGGCAGGCGCTGGCCGCCAGTCTCTGGAGCCTGTCGGCGAGCCTCGCTCCCGCGTTCGGGCCGACCTTCGCGGGCTGGTTGATCACCCTGGGCAACTGGCGATGGTTGTTCTTCATCAACGTTCCGCTCGGCGTCGTCGCCGTGGGTCTGGCCGTGCGGACCATTCCCTTCTACCGCCTGAAGGCCCCGAAGGCATTCGATCTCCCCGGGCTGCTCACCGTCATCACCGGCACCCTGTCGCTGCTGATCGCCCTGAGCCAGGGAAGGGAGTGGGGGTGGACCCATGGGAAGACAGTGTCCCTGTTCCTGCTCGGGACGCTGTCACTGATCGTCTTCGTCGTCAGGGAGCTGAAGACGAGCGCTCCGCTGCTCGACCTGCGTGTGCTCGCGAATGGCCGCTATCTGGTGACGCTGCTCATCTCGAGCATCATCACGATCAGCCTGTATTCGGGCGCGTTCCTCGTGCCCGTGTTCCTGCAGAAGGTCCAGGGCGTGACGGCGCTCGAGACCGGGTTGATCCTCCTCCCCGCCTCCCTGGCCATGGCGCTCCTGATGCCCCTGGTCGGGCGCCTGTATGGCCCGATCGGGCCGAGCACGCTCATGACGGCTGGCGTCCTGTTGATCGCGGGGGGCACGTATGCCTTGAGCCGTTTGACGCCGGAGGTTCCACACTTCTACATGTTGATGTGGATGGTGGTGCGGAACGTAGGCATCTCCCTCTCCATGATGCCGGCCAGCAACGCGGGCATGGAGCAGATACCGCGCGAGCTGAGCGGCCACGCCTCGTCCATCAGCAACTGGTTGCGAAACGTGTTCGGAGCGTTCTCGATCGCCATCTTCACGTCGCTCCTGTCCACCTTCACGGCCCGGGAGGCGGAGGATCTCGTGCGGCAGGGGATGACGGATCGCCGTCACATCGAGTTGTTCTCGTTCGTGGAGGGCATCAACGACGTCTACCTGGTCGCCACGATCATCACCCTGGTGGCGGTGCCCCTCAGCCTGGGGATCCGCAAGAAGCCGGTGGTGCTCGCGGCCTCCGCGGAAGCACGCTGA
- a CDS encoding ubiquinone biosynthesis protein COQ4, giving the protein MLDPNTLTLPENASLFTRLNLALKILKVIKGNEGNPVYGQTLNACLDYNVYESLAQRLQSSAYWRRMLSERPSLESRNLDLDALERLPEGTLGHAYARYFRDNKISPFETTLEIKNDIDFIAKRYRETHDLLHLVTGYGTDVMGEMELQAYALGNLGIRTAALIVLVGTVGQLKDRQSGVDSSEYMRRVWAAYHRGRASPLFLDFWFEDHWETPVATLSASLCAPATQLH; this is encoded by the coding sequence ATGCTCGATCCCAATACCCTGACCCTGCCCGAAAACGCCTCCTTGTTCACCCGCCTGAACCTGGCGCTCAAAATCCTGAAGGTGATCAAGGGCAATGAGGGGAATCCCGTCTATGGCCAGACGCTCAACGCCTGCCTGGACTACAACGTCTATGAATCACTCGCCCAGCGGCTCCAGAGCAGCGCGTATTGGCGCCGCATGCTGTCCGAGCGCCCTTCCCTGGAGAGCAGGAATCTCGACCTGGACGCCCTCGAGCGCCTGCCCGAGGGAACGCTCGGCCATGCGTACGCGCGCTACTTCCGCGACAACAAGATCTCGCCCTTCGAGACGACGCTCGAGATCAAGAACGACATCGACTTCATCGCCAAGCGCTACCGTGAGACGCATGATCTGTTGCACCTGGTGACGGGCTACGGCACGGACGTGATGGGCGAGATGGAGCTGCAGGCGTACGCCCTCGGCAATCTGGGCATCCGGACCGCTGCGCTCATCGTGCTGGTTGGCACGGTCGGACAACTCAAGGACCGGCAGTCCGGAGTCGATTCGTCCGAGTACATGCGGCGGGTGTGGGCCGCGTACCACCGTGGCCGCGCGTCCCCGCTGTTCCTGGACTTCTGGTTCGAGGACCACTGGGAGACCCCCGTGGCCACGCTGAGCGCGAGCCTGTGCGCCCCCGCGACGCAGTTGCACTGA
- a CDS encoding DUF5953 family protein, whose translation MSATRKDQMTMIVYAPALAVNDGRPLAVVHAMERAVPGLCIGLMISDEGQLIPLQDRDALVARESKRGEFPTLRSIDDNFRVSVMGWRKPAGMSPGGRAQFEFHVSVPLSADGIAAAAALLEAVAEEAHAFWGHATPFSAGVDIARQTKNRPDDLEPPPRGLPVIRSPSAMRSPEIPHRLGWLNYWSDAAARTIGFPDPTCDAELLSRSRRTATGGWVVRLTDAPLDLDNPAHLDALKRAYERFPEIGGRSTP comes from the coding sequence ATGTCCGCCACACGAAAAGACCAGATGACCATGATCGTCTACGCGCCTGCGCTTGCGGTCAATGATGGCCGTCCATTGGCTGTTGTTCATGCAATGGAACGCGCAGTTCCTGGCTTGTGCATCGGGCTTATGATTTCTGACGAGGGACAACTCATCCCGTTACAGGATCGTGATGCACTCGTTGCCCGCGAGAGTAAGCGCGGGGAATTTCCGACTCTGCGCAGCATCGATGACAACTTCCGAGTGAGCGTAATGGGATGGAGGAAACCGGCGGGGATGTCCCCTGGCGGTCGGGCACAGTTTGAATTCCATGTGTCAGTGCCTCTGTCCGCGGACGGCATCGCGGCTGCGGCGGCTTTGCTAGAGGCTGTGGCGGAGGAAGCACACGCGTTCTGGGGGCACGCGACGCCGTTCAGCGCGGGGGTGGACATTGCACGCCAGACGAAGAATCGGCCAGACGACCTGGAGCCGCCTCCCCGTGGCCTGCCGGTGATCAGATCCCCTAGCGCCATGCGCTCGCCAGAGATTCCGCATCGCCTCGGGTGGCTGAACTACTGGTCAGACGCCGCTGCACGGACCATCGGCTTTCCGGACCCGACGTGCGACGCGGAGCTGCTTTCGCGCTCACGGCGTACCGCGACGGGCGGGTGGGTTGTTCGGCTCACTGATGCGCCGCTCGACCTGGACAACCCCGCGCACCTGGACGCGCTTAAACGGGCCTATGAGCGCTTCCCGGAGATCGGCGGGCGCTCCACCCCTTGA
- a CDS encoding DUF6310 domain-containing protein, whose product MLVERCFHALDHDRLEFHDTTGRCAVASVGAGAAGIGVCVLAAPEIVVGAVIVAGVVVVGFAIKEALDAYELKWADQGDARPAPETRPVPETTPAPQKPSPEKRPKPEPKGPDFPPVGPIEVTERERRPECKPRRVPPKGGNKLHNKCADGIKFNAYRGANALVNGKAFDALQVVAGVLWEVKTDNFDSYPLELQNIVIRKKCA is encoded by the coding sequence GTGCTGGTGGAGAGGTGCTTTCATGCCCTCGATCATGACCGGCTCGAGTTTCACGACACAACAGGACGATGCGCGGTGGCCTCGGTGGGTGCCGGTGCAGCGGGAATCGGGGTCTGCGTCCTCGCGGCCCCGGAGATCGTCGTGGGAGCGGTGATCGTCGCGGGCGTGGTGGTGGTGGGATTCGCCATCAAAGAGGCACTCGATGCCTATGAGCTGAAATGGGCCGACCAAGGGGACGCAAGGCCCGCGCCAGAAACGCGCCCTGTGCCTGAAACGACGCCAGCGCCGCAGAAACCTTCGCCGGAAAAAAGGCCCAAGCCGGAGCCCAAAGGACCGGATTTCCCTCCCGTGGGGCCAATCGAAGTCACGGAGCGAGAGCGCCGTCCGGAGTGCAAGCCTCGCCGGGTGCCGCCCAAGGGTGGAAACAAGCTGCACAACAAGTGCGCTGACGGAATCAAGTTCAATGCCTACCGTGGGGCCAACGCGCTGGTTAACGGCAAGGCTTTCGACGCGTTGCAGGTTGTCGCGGGCGTGCTTTGGGAGGTGAAGACTGACAACTTCGACTCGTACCCGCTAGAACTTCAAAACATTGTGATCAGAAAAAAATGTGCATGA
- a CDS encoding SDR family NAD(P)-dependent oxidoreductase: MKVQNKVVVVTGGGNGMGRELVLALLSKGASVAAVDINASALEETLALAGRNRDRLATYTLNITDRALVEALPEQVISRFGAVDGIINNAGIIQPFVRLKDLDYAAIERVMNVNLFGTLYMTKAFLPHLLARPVAHITNISSMGGFLPVPGQTIYGAAKAAVKLLTEGLSSELLGTNVKVTVVFPGAIGTNIVVNSGVTMDSQQEKRREGPPPKVLAPGKAAQIILEGIENDQYRVLVGADARLMDAIYRLNPQRAARFIYTQMSALLPK; the protein is encoded by the coding sequence ATGAAGGTCCAGAACAAGGTTGTCGTCGTGACCGGTGGCGGAAATGGCATGGGCAGGGAGCTGGTCCTGGCTCTCCTGTCGAAGGGCGCGAGCGTCGCCGCCGTTGACATCAACGCATCCGCCCTCGAGGAGACCCTCGCGCTGGCGGGGCGGAATCGGGACAGGCTGGCCACCTATACCCTGAACATCACGGACCGGGCCCTGGTGGAGGCGCTCCCGGAGCAGGTCATCTCCCGCTTCGGGGCTGTCGACGGCATCATCAACAACGCGGGCATCATTCAACCCTTTGTCAGGTTGAAGGACCTCGACTACGCGGCGATCGAACGGGTGATGAACGTCAACCTGTTCGGAACGCTCTACATGACCAAGGCGTTCCTGCCGCACCTGCTCGCACGCCCGGTGGCGCACATCACGAACATCTCCAGCATGGGTGGATTCCTGCCCGTTCCGGGGCAGACCATCTACGGAGCGGCCAAGGCGGCCGTGAAGCTCCTGACGGAAGGCTTGAGCTCGGAGCTCCTGGGGACGAACGTGAAGGTCACGGTGGTCTTCCCGGGAGCGATTGGCACGAACATCGTGGTGAACTCTGGCGTGACGATGGACAGCCAGCAGGAGAAGCGCCGGGAGGGGCCGCCGCCCAAGGTGCTGGCTCCTGGCAAGGCCGCGCAGATCATCCTCGAGGGCATCGAGAACGACCAGTATCGCGTCCTGGTGGGAGCCGATGCCAGGCTCATGGATGCCATCTACAGACTGAACCCCCAGCGCGCGGCGCGGTTCATCTACACCCAGATGAGTGCCTTGTTGCCGAAGTAG
- a CDS encoding (2Fe-2S)-binding protein, protein MAKIKFIEANGKQHEVEAEEGQSVMQAATNNLVPGIVAECGGFASCATCHGYVDEAWLTKLPPPDAAEEGMIACAFHVQPNSRLTCQLKMTPALDGLVVRLPVSQTEE, encoded by the coding sequence ATGGCGAAGATCAAGTTCATCGAGGCGAATGGGAAGCAGCACGAAGTCGAGGCGGAGGAGGGACAGTCCGTCATGCAGGCGGCGACGAACAACCTCGTGCCGGGAATCGTCGCCGAGTGTGGAGGCTTCGCCAGCTGCGCGACCTGCCACGGCTACGTCGATGAGGCCTGGCTGACGAAGCTCCCCCCTCCCGATGCGGCGGAAGAGGGAATGATCGCGTGCGCCTTCCACGTGCAGCCCAACAGCCGGCTGACCTGTCAGCTCAAGATGACGCCCGCGCTGGATGGGCTGGTGGTCCGGCTTCCCGTCTCGCAGACGGAAGAGTGA
- a CDS encoding NAD(P)/FAD-dependent oxidoreductase, whose translation MEERIVIVGAGQAGGELAAGLRKQGYKGRVLLLGDEAHPPYQRPPLSKGFLQGKVALTDLYLKPLASYERFDIELKPGTRVEAIDRATKEVSLGDGSRLAYDKLVLATGGRARPLSVPGLAGARPENLFSLRSIADVEAMRGRFIPGNRLVIIGGGYVGLEVAAVAVQLGLRVTLLEAAPRLLCRVTGPEVSAFIEKLHRERGVELRLSCEVRSMELDEARRQVREVGFACQGVQERLEADLVLVGIGLIPNTELASAAGLAVDNGIVVDEYACTADPDILAIGDCANQPSAYTGGRIRLESVPNAIEHARVAAATLMGKREPSAAIPWFWSDQYGLKLQMVGLSTGHEQCVTRGSVEGKEFSAFYLKDRRVIAADVIGRPAEFMAAKRLVSSRVQVDAARLGDAAVPLASLAA comes from the coding sequence ATGGAAGAGCGCATCGTCATCGTGGGAGCCGGCCAGGCCGGAGGCGAGCTGGCCGCCGGCTTGCGCAAGCAGGGCTACAAGGGGCGCGTCCTCCTGTTGGGAGACGAGGCGCATCCGCCCTACCAGCGGCCTCCGCTGTCGAAGGGATTCCTGCAGGGAAAGGTGGCGCTGACCGACCTCTACCTCAAGCCGCTGGCGAGCTATGAGCGCTTCGACATCGAGCTCAAGCCCGGCACGCGCGTCGAGGCCATCGACCGCGCCACGAAGGAGGTCTCCCTGGGGGATGGGAGCCGGCTGGCCTACGACAAGCTCGTCCTGGCCACGGGAGGCCGCGCACGGCCCTTGAGTGTTCCCGGGCTGGCGGGTGCCCGGCCCGAGAACCTGTTCTCCCTGCGGTCCATCGCCGACGTCGAGGCGATGCGCGGGAGGTTCATCCCCGGCAACCGCCTGGTCATCATCGGTGGCGGCTACGTGGGGCTCGAGGTCGCGGCCGTGGCCGTGCAGCTCGGGTTGCGTGTGACGCTGCTGGAGGCGGCGCCTCGCCTGCTCTGCCGGGTGACGGGTCCGGAGGTGTCCGCGTTCATCGAGAAACTCCACCGCGAGCGGGGCGTGGAGCTCCGGCTCTCGTGCGAGGTGCGGAGCATGGAGCTCGACGAGGCGCGCCGCCAGGTGCGCGAGGTGGGCTTCGCGTGTCAGGGCGTGCAGGAGCGGCTCGAGGCCGACCTGGTGCTGGTGGGAATCGGCCTCATTCCGAACACGGAGCTGGCCTCCGCGGCGGGCCTGGCCGTCGACAATGGCATCGTCGTGGACGAGTACGCCTGTACGGCCGATCCGGACATCCTCGCCATCGGGGACTGCGCCAATCAACCCAGCGCCTACACGGGTGGACGCATCCGTCTGGAATCCGTGCCCAATGCCATCGAGCATGCGCGCGTCGCGGCGGCCACGCTGATGGGCAAGCGGGAGCCCTCCGCCGCCATTCCCTGGTTCTGGTCGGACCAGTACGGCTTGAAGCTGCAGATGGTGGGGCTCTCCACCGGCCACGAGCAGTGCGTCACGCGAGGTTCCGTCGAGGGCAAGGAGTTCTCGGCCTTCTACCTCAAGGACAGACGGGTCATCGCCGCGGATGTCATTGGCCGGCCCGCGGAGTTCATGGCCGCGAAGCGGCTGGTCTCGAGCCGGGTGCAGGTGGATGCGGCCCGCCTGGGTGACGCGGCCGTCCCGCTCGCCAGCCTCGCCGCGTGA
- a CDS encoding SMP-30/gluconolactonase/LRE family protein, translating into MHRFPYKSLLAWLLMASSQALAAPPPPAYRQEVVVAGSHFQGVHGLAVDGKGHLLASNLLGQSVHSIDLKDGKVSTLVGPPLGGADDVTLGPDGSVYWTGYFTGQLMRRTPDGKTRVIARDLPGLNSLAFRRDGRFYVTQLGRGDALWEVDPSGKKPPRKVLSEPGFLNGFEFGPDDKLYGPILTKGQIARVDVDTGKIETVAEGFTIPVAVNFDARRENLYVVDAARGELVRVRLPTGAKEVVAKLPTGLDNLAVGPDDQVYVSNMVDNDIRVVNPADGSVRPLVEARLSVPSGLAVAPDDPDEQLYVADVYAFRRVGGRDGKINQTTRVLSTRMNFPMNVSLSAKHVVLSTAYLGGHSNVQVLDRASGEVLRTIPNANGVQGVLELADGTLLLAEAATGRLVRVDAAEPAGTTMLAEGLEGPVGLAADTEAKEPGVYVTEVRSGKVTRVRLSDGARRTVAKGLKAPEGIARHPDGGLIVAEVGRKRLVRIEPATGRLTVLASGLRIGLPENAGMPPGYIPTGVAVGGSGTIYLTSDIESALYRFVPVP; encoded by the coding sequence ATGCATCGATTCCCCTACAAGTCCCTGCTCGCCTGGCTGTTGATGGCGAGCTCCCAGGCCCTGGCCGCCCCTCCACCACCGGCCTATCGCCAGGAGGTGGTGGTGGCCGGCTCCCACTTCCAGGGCGTCCACGGGCTCGCCGTCGATGGCAAGGGGCACCTGCTGGCCAGCAATCTGCTCGGCCAGTCGGTCCACTCCATCGACTTGAAGGATGGCAAGGTATCCACCCTGGTGGGGCCTCCGCTGGGCGGCGCGGATGACGTGACCCTGGGTCCCGACGGCTCGGTCTACTGGACCGGTTATTTCACCGGCCAGTTGATGCGGCGCACCCCGGATGGAAAGACGCGCGTCATCGCCAGGGATCTGCCGGGCCTCAACTCGCTGGCCTTCCGCCGCGATGGCAGGTTCTACGTCACCCAGCTCGGCCGGGGCGATGCGCTGTGGGAAGTGGACCCGAGCGGGAAGAAGCCGCCTCGGAAGGTCCTCTCCGAGCCCGGCTTCCTCAACGGCTTCGAGTTCGGCCCGGACGACAAGCTCTACGGTCCGATCCTGACCAAGGGGCAGATCGCCCGCGTGGACGTGGACACGGGGAAGATCGAGACCGTGGCGGAGGGCTTCACGATTCCGGTCGCCGTCAATTTCGACGCGCGCCGGGAGAACCTCTATGTGGTCGACGCGGCGCGTGGCGAGTTGGTGCGCGTCCGGCTGCCCACGGGCGCCAAGGAGGTCGTCGCGAAGCTGCCCACCGGGCTCGACAACCTGGCCGTGGGCCCGGATGACCAGGTGTACGTGTCCAACATGGTGGACAACGACATCCGCGTGGTCAATCCCGCCGATGGCTCCGTCCGGCCCCTCGTCGAGGCGCGCTTGAGCGTGCCCTCCGGGCTCGCCGTCGCGCCGGATGATCCGGACGAGCAGCTGTACGTGGCGGATGTGTATGCCTTCCGCCGGGTGGGCGGGCGCGATGGGAAGATCAACCAGACGACCCGGGTCCTCTCCACCCGGATGAACTTCCCCATGAACGTGAGCCTGAGCGCGAAGCATGTGGTGCTGAGCACTGCCTACCTGGGCGGCCACAGCAACGTGCAGGTGCTGGATCGCGCCTCTGGCGAGGTCCTGCGGACGATTCCCAATGCGAATGGCGTCCAGGGCGTGCTCGAGCTCGCCGACGGCACGCTGCTCCTCGCCGAGGCCGCCACGGGCCGGCTGGTGCGGGTGGATGCCGCCGAGCCCGCGGGGACCACGATGCTTGCCGAGGGCCTGGAGGGGCCCGTGGGCCTCGCGGCCGACACGGAGGCGAAGGAGCCGGGGGTGTACGTCACGGAGGTGCGCTCGGGGAAGGTGACCCGGGTGCGCCTGTCGGATGGCGCCCGGCGCACGGTGGCCAAGGGCCTCAAGGCCCCCGAGGGCATCGCCCGGCATCCGGATGGAGGGCTGATCGTCGCCGAGGTGGGCCGCAAGCGCCTGGTGCGCATCGAGCCGGCCACGGGCCGGTTGACCGTGCTCGCGAGCGGCCTGCGCATCGGTCTGCCCGAGAACGCGGGCATGCCGCCGGGCTACATCCCCACGGGGGTCGCGGTGGGTGGCTCGGGAACCATCTACCTGACGTCCGACATCGAGAGCGCCCTCTACCGCTTCGTCCCCGTGCCCTGA
- a CDS encoding cytochrome P450, with protein sequence MSAFTGQKLDKIPAHIPPELVYEYDNARDPRMLEDPHARMRSLILEAPPIFFSPCNGGQWFVTRKKTIVDITMNPEVYSNAFLAASGEHSGEHKEQQQGLVMLPIAVDPPKHTAYRAPLNQPLAAKSVAGLETAIRTMTNELIDKVLGAGRCDFLSEIAEPLPVTLFMKLAGMPTNRLAEFRHLATQATSATVDAATREATFKQIAGILTETIKARQEKREDDLISRLLDANINGRNPTFHEMLGYSITLFLGGLETVVNALSFGVRHLARDQELQARLRADPSLLPGAIEELLRLYSVASTPRRVMRDVVCEGVQFKEGDTVLLLLPAANYDDAAFPNPEQFILGRPEQHMTFNTGPHRCVGLNLARLEMKVFYQEWLKRVPPFRLDPQNPPRFVGGFNLAVTSLPLIWE encoded by the coding sequence ATGAGCGCCTTTACCGGACAGAAGCTGGACAAGATTCCCGCGCACATCCCGCCGGAGCTGGTCTACGAATACGACAACGCCAGGGATCCGCGGATGCTGGAGGATCCGCACGCCCGGATGCGCTCCCTCATCCTCGAGGCTCCGCCCATCTTCTTCTCCCCATGCAACGGGGGCCAGTGGTTCGTGACCCGGAAGAAGACGATCGTGGACATCACGATGAATCCGGAGGTCTACAGCAACGCCTTCCTCGCGGCCTCGGGGGAACACTCGGGGGAGCACAAGGAGCAGCAGCAGGGTCTGGTGATGCTGCCCATCGCGGTGGATCCGCCGAAGCACACGGCGTACCGGGCGCCGCTCAACCAGCCGCTGGCGGCCAAATCCGTTGCCGGACTCGAGACGGCGATCCGGACCATGACGAACGAGCTCATCGACAAGGTGCTCGGCGCGGGACGCTGCGACTTCCTCTCGGAGATCGCCGAGCCGCTGCCCGTCACGTTGTTCATGAAGCTGGCCGGCATGCCGACCAACCGCCTCGCGGAGTTCCGCCACCTGGCCACGCAGGCGACGTCCGCCACGGTGGATGCAGCGACCCGCGAGGCGACGTTCAAACAAATCGCGGGGATCCTCACGGAGACCATCAAGGCCCGGCAGGAGAAGCGCGAGGATGATCTGATCAGCCGGCTGCTCGACGCGAACATCAACGGCCGCAACCCCACGTTCCATGAGATGTTGGGCTACAGCATCACCCTGTTCCTCGGGGGGCTGGAGACCGTGGTGAATGCCCTGAGCTTCGGTGTCCGGCACCTGGCGCGCGATCAGGAGTTGCAGGCCAGGCTCCGGGCCGACCCCAGCCTCCTGCCTGGAGCCATCGAGGAGCTGCTGCGGCTCTATAGCGTCGCGTCCACGCCCCGGCGGGTGATGCGCGACGTGGTCTGCGAGGGCGTCCAGTTCAAGGAGGGCGACACGGTGTTGTTGCTCCTGCCCGCGGCCAACTACGACGACGCGGCGTTCCCGAACCCCGAGCAGTTCATCCTGGGCCGGCCGGAGCAGCACATGACGTTCAACACGGGTCCGCACCGGTGCGTCGGTCTGAATCTGGCCCGCCTGGAGATGAAGGTGTTCTACCAGGAGTGGTTGAAGCGCGTCCCGCCGTTCCGGCTGGATCCCCAGAACCCGCCTCGGTTCGTGGGTGGCTTCAACCTGGCGGTCACGAGCCTGCCACTGATCTGGGAATAG